A stretch of Triticum aestivum cultivar Chinese Spring chromosome 1D, IWGSC CS RefSeq v2.1, whole genome shotgun sequence DNA encodes these proteins:
- the LOC123179853 gene encoding rust resistance kinase Lr10-like yields MSKLLVIALLLLPLINHGNDLAVAWDDKDFFRYCAPSQCSQHGPEIRYPFCLKSSNTSSSCGCRESWTKLACSGQDTILLHPVLGPYSVSAMDYRRSSMKIIPLVDPCQLLQQELMISGSLSSQKVDVANDDPLGPNQLFSWSLSATLVHCSREFTPGAADSIAGPVSCLSNATHFLYLVAGYEDMSLLPLDCKVIPVSDGRSVLIQIPKYDNRQLYEDYKPQFFKESAERILSFTEMTVYWNEYSCIDCELHCGRCAFSSQRSLPFCMPGSHIKVIAATSSVAAFVVLLLTVTTALYLSLKTRYNKEIHLKVEMFLKTYGTSKPTRYTFSEVKKIARRFKEKVGQGGFGSVYKGELPNGVPVAVKMLENATGEGEVFINEVATIGLIHHANIVRLLGFCSEGMRRALIYEFMPNESLEKYIFSRDLNIFQHLLVPDKLLDIALGIARGMEYLHQGCNQRILHFDIKPHNTLLDHNFNPKISDFGLAKLCARDQSIVTLTAARGTMGYIAPELYSRNFGGVSYKSDVYSFGMLVLEMVSGRRNADPSIESQNDVYLPEWIYEKVVNGEELALTLETTQEEKEKVRQLAIVALWCIQWNPRNRPSMTKVVNMLTGRFQNLQMPPKPFI; encoded by the exons ATGAGTAAATTACTTGTCATAGCCCTCCTGCTGCTGCCTCTTATCAACCACGGAAACGACTTGGCCGTAGCATGGGATGATAAAGATTTCTTCAGATACTGCGCACCGTCCCAGTGCAGCCAACATGGCCCAGAGATCAGGTATCCTTTCTGCCTTAAATCCAGCAATACATCATCATCATGTGGATGTCGCGAATCATGGACGAAGTTAGCATGTTCTGGTCAAGACACCATCCTACTTCACCCAGTTCTTGGCCCATACAGTGTCAGCGCCATGGATTACAGACGTTCTTCCATGAAGATCATCCCGCTTGTAGACCCCTGCCAACTGCTCCAGCAGGAGCTCATGATCTCCGGAAGCTTATCATCTCAAAAAGTTGATGTTGCCAACGATGACCCGCTGGGTCCGAACCAATTATTTTCTTGGAGTTTATCTGCAACCCTAGTACACTGTTCAAGAGAGTTCACACCTGGTGCTGCCGATAGCATTGCAGGCCCAGTCTCCTGCCTTAGCAACGCAACCCACTTCCTGTATTTGGTAGCTGGCTATGAAGATATGTCTCTTCTTCCGCTGGACTGCAAGGTCATCCCAGTCTCAGATGGCAGAAGCGTCCTGATACAGATACCAAAGTATGACAACCGACAATTGTACGAAGACTACAAACCACAGTTCTTCAAGGAAAGTGCTGAAAGAATCCTCAGTTTCACTGAGATGACGGTGTATTGGAATGAATACAGTTGCATTGATTGTGAACTCCATTGCGGACGCTGCGCATTCAGCTCACAAAGGAGTCTACCATTCTGCATGCCTG GTTCACATATCAAAGTCATTGCAG CTACATCTTCGGTGGCCGCATTTGTTGTTCTTTTATTGACAGTGACCACTGCACTTTATCTTTCACTCAAGACAAGATATAATAAGGAGATACATTTGAAGGTCGAAATGTTTCTCAAGACATATGGCACATCAAAACCCACGAGGTACACGTTCTCTGAAGTTAAGAAGATAGCAAGACGGTTTAAGGAAAAGGTAGGGCAGGGAGGATTTGGAAGTGTATACAAAGGCGAGCTACCAAATGGAGTGCCCGTGGCAGTCAAGATGCTAGAGAACGCTACAGGAGAGGGAGAAGTATTCATCAACGAAGTTGCAACCATCGGACTTATCCATCATGCCAATATTGTCCGCCTCCTGGGATTTTGTTCCGAAGGAATGAGACGGGCTCTTATTTATGAATTCATGCCTAACGAGTCACTAGAGAAATACATATTCTCTCGTGACCTTAACATTTTTCAGCATCTTCTGGTGCCAGACAAACTGCTAGATATTGCTTTAGGCATCGCCCGAGGAATGGAGTACTTGCATCAAGGGTGCAACCAGCGCATCCTCCACTTTGACATCAAGCCTCACAATACCTTACTGGACCACAACTTCAATCCAAAGATCTCAGATTTTGGCCTTGCTAAGTTGTGTGCAAGGGACCAAAGCATCGTCACCTTAACAGCAGCAAGAGGCACAATGGGCTATATTGCACCAGAGTTATATTCTCGTAACTTTGGGGGAGTATCGTACAAGTCAGATGTGTACAGTTTCGGGATGCTGGTGTTAGAAATGGTGAGCGGAAGGAGGAATGCAGACCCAAGTATTGAGAGTCAGAACGACGTTTACCTCCCAGAGTGGATCTACGAGAAAGTGGTCAATGGGGAGGAGTTGGCTCTTACTTTGGAAACGACTCAAGAAGAGAAAGAGAAGGTGAGGCAGCTGGCTATTGTCGCACTGTGGTGTATCCAGTGGAACCCAAGAAACCGGCCATCGATGACAAAGGTCGTTAACATGTTAACAGGGAGGTTTCAGAATCTGCAGATGCCACCGAAGCCTTTCATCTAA
- the LOC123179850 gene encoding LEAF RUST 10 DISEASE-RESISTANCEUS RECEPTOR-LIKE PROTEIN KINASE-like 2.3 isoform X1 has translation MGNPGAIHRSITLQVFTVFSLVAFFVADHVQGGDDGCPPFSCGHLRDILPPFRRRGDPLECGVEAYELGCTSSKATIQINTGTYYVTAINYPGSYFLVIDTNSDTSSSCPLPLWNHVPYSGPYEKSYLYSNGFNNLQTRSLYRACFANCSQAVMDNSSYKPVACLSAKDSHVYVWVSESVCGVEDLKPYCGYVALTPFLVTYSVDLQQLRNASYVDLTKLISKGFTVYFPVEAGDIRSVSRTINICLNRTTSYFKEQISGTSIVNWTHAIFWSEVHFLECVTDTNFGSTYTTESLLLVVTILSAIGISKFLFVLCRFLLAPLAVWIFLGYKYWKTMIIIDAVEKFLRIQQMIGPTRYSYTDIVAITSHFRDKLGQGGYGTVYKGVLLPGDVHVAVKMLEGNSNCNGEDFISEVSTIGRIHHVNVVRLVGFCSEEMRRALVYEYMPHGSLDKYIFSAEKSFSWDKLNEIALGIARGINYLHQGCDMQILHFDIKPHNILLDSNFVPKVADFGLAKLYPRGDSFVPLSAMRGTVGYIAPEMISRSFGVISSKSDVYSFGMLLLEMAGGRRNADPNAGSSSQAYYPSWVYDQLTREEAGEEISPVAADMHELEKKLCVVGLWCIQMRSSDRPTMGEVIEILEAGAGGLQMLSRPFFCDEGHIHVEDSYHFTSELTAVSEEELSAVSEEEDDV, from the exons ATGGGGAACCCCGGTGCAATTCATCGTTCTATTACCCTCCAAGTCTTCACTGTCTTCTCCCTTGTTGCCTTTTTTGTAGCAGATCATGTCCAGGGAGGAGATGATGGGTGCCCACCTTTCTCCTGTGGACATCTCCGAGACATATTGCCTCCTTTCCGCCGGCGAGGTGATCCTCTTGAGTGTGGTGTTGAAGCATACGAGCTGGGTTGCACCAGTAGCAAGGCTACAATTCAAATCAACACGGGAACATACTATGTGACTGCCATCAACTACCCCGGTTCCTACTTTTTGGTCATCGACACCAACTCCGATACCAGCAGCAGCTGCCCTCTTCCACTGTGGAATCACGTTCCTTATTCAGGACCCTATGAAAAAAGCTATTTATATTCAAATGGCTTTAATAATTTGCAGACTCGAAGCCTCTACAGAGCATGTTTTGCTAATTGTTCGCAGGCAGTAATGGATAATAGTTCATACAAGCCCGTTGCTTGCCTGAGTGCCAAAGATTCCCATGTTTATGTCTGGGTATCTGAGTCTGTATGTGGGGTTGAAGATCTTAAACCTTATTGTGGATACGTGGCCTTGACTCCATTTCTCGTCACGTATTCTGTTGATCTGCAACAGCTACGGAATGCAAGTTATGTAGATCTCACAAAACTCATAAGTAAGGGGTTTACTGTCTATTTTCCTGTGGAAGCAGGTGATATCCGTTCTGTTTCTAGGACAATCAATATATGCCTCAACAGGACAACCAG CTACTTCAAGGAGCAAATATCTGGCACAAGCATCGTGAATTGGACTCATGCTATTTTCTGGAGTGAGGTGCATTTCTTAGAATGCGTAACTGATACCAACTTTGGTAGCACCTACACAACAGAGTCGCTTTTACTTGTTGTAACCATATTATCTGCTATTGGCATCTCCAAGTTCCTTTTCG TACTATGCAGGTTCTTGTTGGCACCCCTGGCTGTATGGATATTCCTAGGCTACAAGTACTGGAAAACAATGATCATAATTGATGCAGTTGAGAAGTTCCTCAGGATTCAACAAATGATTGGCCCAACGAGGTACTCCTACACAGACATCGTTGCAATAACAAGCCATTTCAGAGATAAACTGGGCCAAGGGGGATACGGCACCGTGTACAAGGGCGTGCTACTCCCAGGCGATGTTCATGTCGCCGTGAAGATGCTAGAGGGGAACTCAAACTGCAATGGAGAGGATTTCATCAGCGAGGTCTCCACCATTGGCAGGATCCACCATGTCAACGTGGTTCGTTTAGTGGGGTTCTGCTCGGAGGAAATGAGAAGGGCCTTAGTCTACGAGTACATGCCCCATGGCTCTCTAGACAAGTACATCTTCTCTGCTGAGAAGAGCTTCTCATGGGACAAGCTCAACGAGATCGCTCTGGGCATTGCCAGGGGGATCAACTACTTACATCAGGGGTGTGACATGCAGATTCTGCACTTTGACATCAAGCCGCACAACATCCTTCTCGACAGCAATTTCGTCCCAAAGGTCGCTGATTTCGGGCTCGCCAAACTGTACCCGAGGGGCGACAGTTTTGTGCCACTGAGCGCTATGCGGGGAACGGTCGGCTACATAGCCCCCGAGATGATATCCCGGAGCTTTGGTGTCATATCCAGCAAGTCTGACGTGTACAGCTTCGGGATGCTGCTGCTGGAGATGGCTGGCGGGAGAAGGAACGCCGACCCAAACGCGGGGAGCTCAAGCCAGGCGTACTACCCGTCATGGGTTTACGACCAGCTGACCCGGGAAGAAGCGGGCGAGGAGATATCACCTGTTGCTGCTGACATGCATGAGCTGGAGAAGAAGCTTTGCGTTGTCGGGTTATGGTGTATTCAGATGAGGTCTTCCGATCGGCCAACGATGGGCGAGGTCATTGAGATTCTGGAGGCTGGGGCTGGCGGCCTACAGATGCTTTCGAGGCCATTTTTCTGTGACGAAGGGCACATCCATGTGGAGGACTCTTACCATTTCACTTCGGAGCTGACTGCGGTCTCAGAAGAGGAATTGAGTGCGGTGTCGGAGGAGGAAGACGATGTGTGA
- the LOC123179850 gene encoding rust resistance kinase Lr10-like isoform X2, with the protein MDNSSYKPVACLSAKDSHVYVWVSESVCGVEDLKPYCGYVALTPFLVTYSVDLQQLRNASYVDLTKLISKGFTVYFPVEAGDIRSVSRTINICLNRTTSYFKEQISGTSIVNWTHAIFWSEVHFLECVTDTNFGSTYTTESLLLVVTILSAIGISKFLFVLCRFLLAPLAVWIFLGYKYWKTMIIIDAVEKFLRIQQMIGPTRYSYTDIVAITSHFRDKLGQGGYGTVYKGVLLPGDVHVAVKMLEGNSNCNGEDFISEVSTIGRIHHVNVVRLVGFCSEEMRRALVYEYMPHGSLDKYIFSAEKSFSWDKLNEIALGIARGINYLHQGCDMQILHFDIKPHNILLDSNFVPKVADFGLAKLYPRGDSFVPLSAMRGTVGYIAPEMISRSFGVISSKSDVYSFGMLLLEMAGGRRNADPNAGSSSQAYYPSWVYDQLTREEAGEEISPVAADMHELEKKLCVVGLWCIQMRSSDRPTMGEVIEILEAGAGGLQMLSRPFFCDEGHIHVEDSYHFTSELTAVSEEELSAVSEEEDDV; encoded by the exons ATGGATAATAGTTCATACAAGCCCGTTGCTTGCCTGAGTGCCAAAGATTCCCATGTTTATGTCTGGGTATCTGAGTCTGTATGTGGGGTTGAAGATCTTAAACCTTATTGTGGATACGTGGCCTTGACTCCATTTCTCGTCACGTATTCTGTTGATCTGCAACAGCTACGGAATGCAAGTTATGTAGATCTCACAAAACTCATAAGTAAGGGGTTTACTGTCTATTTTCCTGTGGAAGCAGGTGATATCCGTTCTGTTTCTAGGACAATCAATATATGCCTCAACAGGACAACCAG CTACTTCAAGGAGCAAATATCTGGCACAAGCATCGTGAATTGGACTCATGCTATTTTCTGGAGTGAGGTGCATTTCTTAGAATGCGTAACTGATACCAACTTTGGTAGCACCTACACAACAGAGTCGCTTTTACTTGTTGTAACCATATTATCTGCTATTGGCATCTCCAAGTTCCTTTTCG TACTATGCAGGTTCTTGTTGGCACCCCTGGCTGTATGGATATTCCTAGGCTACAAGTACTGGAAAACAATGATCATAATTGATGCAGTTGAGAAGTTCCTCAGGATTCAACAAATGATTGGCCCAACGAGGTACTCCTACACAGACATCGTTGCAATAACAAGCCATTTCAGAGATAAACTGGGCCAAGGGGGATACGGCACCGTGTACAAGGGCGTGCTACTCCCAGGCGATGTTCATGTCGCCGTGAAGATGCTAGAGGGGAACTCAAACTGCAATGGAGAGGATTTCATCAGCGAGGTCTCCACCATTGGCAGGATCCACCATGTCAACGTGGTTCGTTTAGTGGGGTTCTGCTCGGAGGAAATGAGAAGGGCCTTAGTCTACGAGTACATGCCCCATGGCTCTCTAGACAAGTACATCTTCTCTGCTGAGAAGAGCTTCTCATGGGACAAGCTCAACGAGATCGCTCTGGGCATTGCCAGGGGGATCAACTACTTACATCAGGGGTGTGACATGCAGATTCTGCACTTTGACATCAAGCCGCACAACATCCTTCTCGACAGCAATTTCGTCCCAAAGGTCGCTGATTTCGGGCTCGCCAAACTGTACCCGAGGGGCGACAGTTTTGTGCCACTGAGCGCTATGCGGGGAACGGTCGGCTACATAGCCCCCGAGATGATATCCCGGAGCTTTGGTGTCATATCCAGCAAGTCTGACGTGTACAGCTTCGGGATGCTGCTGCTGGAGATGGCTGGCGGGAGAAGGAACGCCGACCCAAACGCGGGGAGCTCAAGCCAGGCGTACTACCCGTCATGGGTTTACGACCAGCTGACCCGGGAAGAAGCGGGCGAGGAGATATCACCTGTTGCTGCTGACATGCATGAGCTGGAGAAGAAGCTTTGCGTTGTCGGGTTATGGTGTATTCAGATGAGGTCTTCCGATCGGCCAACGATGGGCGAGGTCATTGAGATTCTGGAGGCTGGGGCTGGCGGCCTACAGATGCTTTCGAGGCCATTTTTCTGTGACGAAGGGCACATCCATGTGGAGGACTCTTACCATTTCACTTCGGAGCTGACTGCGGTCTCAGAAGAGGAATTGAGTGCGGTGTCGGAGGAGGAAGACGATGTGTGA
- the LOC123156750 gene encoding uncharacterized protein, translated as MDSSTKLFNEWEIQILVLLSFTLQLFLFFSGRLRRQSSSGFLRLSTWAAYLGADLAAVYALGYLSKRQYDTTETNILTRTQPLAIFWAPFLLIHLGGQDTITAFAMEDNNLWLRHLLNLVTQVVIALYVFWKSIGKHSANLLLAGSFVFVAGIIKYGERTWSLKCGSLKSLESTDAKSYRKKLPEGISDDDGFVRAALDSMHHTIDILSERSMFGSKREELAEIDKTDQVIRMVKLQLGMMYDDLYTKALVFTTRTGVILRCISQASIIVAFALFLANDKERYNKADTIITYSLFAGCFFLEVCSIFVSMMSPWTWTWLKVHKWDTLAWFSWFVFHWDIGYPRMEQQWPNAIGQYNFHGWVTNSNLQPRTHSQRIMMVFRKFVGLFGVQKRKIFWMSKLLDTEYMDADNMIVEYIVKEISLLNSESDDDKAQGWQSISSLVKTAMNNCLKDFGYSIVVMHLFTEAHLEQYVSFRSDIETNRPRADVPFGLMEVCRKLSNYMMYLLVHHPSMLPLSMSATASFDNFHKPENAENACDELELKASKETLEELTRMWTRLLVYAAGKSRAAMHAAQLSGGGELITFAWLLMAHMEMGDTGSKRFHLTTDDFHAETNLTNRYLFCVPPEDQTSGPDNR; from the coding sequence ATGGACAGTTCGACCAAACTATTCAATGAGTGGGAAATCCAGATACTTGTGCTACTCAGCTTCACACTACAATTGTTCCTCTTCTTTTCTGGCAGGCTTCGGCGCCAAAGTAGCAGTGGGTTCCTGAGACTCTCCACCTGGGCAGCTTACTTAGGGGCAGATTTGGCAGCAGTTTATGCACTGGGCTATCTCTCAAAGCGTCAATATGACACCACAGAAACGAACATACTTACAAGAACCCAACCACTAGCTATCTTTTGGGCACCATTTCTTCTCATCCATCTTGGCGGGCAGGACACCATTACTGCTTTCGCCATGGAGGACAACAACTTGTGGTTGAGGCATCTGTTGAATCTGGTGACGCAAGTTGTCATAGCTTTATATGTTTTCTGGAAATCCATCGGAAAACACAGTGCGAACCTTCTACTTGCGGGTAGCTTTGTGTTTGTTGCTGGAATTATCAAGTATGGAGAAAGAACATGGTCTCTCAAGTGTGGCAGCCTTAAAAGTCTTGAGAGTACAGATGCAAAAAGTTACAGAAAAAAATTGCCCGAAGGAATCTCGGATGATGATGGGTTTGTCCGTGCTGCTCTGGATTCCATGCATCATACCATTGATATCTTATCCGAGCGTAGCATGTTTGGTTCCAAAAGAGAAGAATTAGCGGAGATAGATAAAACTGACCAAGTGATTCGGATGGTCAAGCTGCAGCTTGGAATGATGTATGATGATCTCTACACCAAGGCCCTTGTGTTCACCACTCGGACCGGAGTTATACTTAGGTGCATCTCTCAGGCATCCATTATTGTTGCATTTGCACTCTTCCTTGCAAATGACAAAGAGAGGTATAACAAAGCTGACACTATAATTACCTATTCACTGTTTGCCGGGTGCTTTTTCCTAGAAGTCTGTTCAATATTTGTTTCCATGATGTCACCATGGACATGGACATGGTTGAAGGTTCACAAGTGGGACACACTTGCCTGGTTCTCGTGGTTTGTCTTTCATTGGGACattggatacccaaggatggaaCAGCAGTGGCCAAATGCGATTGGACAGTACAACTTCCATGGTTGGGTGACTAACAGCAACCTGCAGCCAAGAACACACAGTCAACGAATAATGATGGTATTCAGAAAGTTTGTGGGTTTGTTTGGTGTCCAAAAGAGGAAAATATTTTGGATGAGCAAGTTATTAGACACTGAGTACATGGATGCAGATAACATGATTGTGGAGTATATCGTAAAAGAGATTAGTCTCTTAAATTCTGAATCCGACGACGATAAAGCCCAAGGATGGCAGAGCATTAGCTCCCTGGTGAAAACAGCAATGAACAATTGCCTTAAAGATTTTGGTTATAGTATTGTTGTGATGCATCTATTCACTGAGGCACATCTTGAACAATATGTTTCTTTCCGTTCTGACATAGAGACAAATCGTCCAAGGGCAGATGTACCTTTTGGTCTGATGGAGGTATGCCGGAAACTTTCAAACTACATGATGTACCTTTTGGTTCACCACCCTTCCATGCTGCCGCTATCTATGAGCGCGACAGCTAGCTTCGATAACTTTCATAAACCTGAAAATGCTGAAAATGCCTGTGATGAATTGGAGTTGAAGGCAAGCAAGGAAACACTAGAGGAGTTAACACGCATGTGGACGCGGCTCCTTGTTTACGCTGCGGGCAAGTCGAGGGCGGCGATGCATGCTGCGCAGCTGAGCGGCGGAGGAGAGCTCATCACGTTCGCCTGGCTACTCATGGCCCACATGGAGATGGGGGATACTGGCAGTAAAAGATTCCATCTTACCACTGATGATTTCCATGCGGAAACGAACTTGACGAATCGATACCTCTTCTGTGTTCCCCCAGAAGATCAGACATCAGGTCCTGATAACCGGTAA
- the LOC123156761 gene encoding disease resistance protein RPM1 → MAEGVVGLVVATLGAALATEAASFGWSLVAKEAAALRDVFGKIRRSKAELESMQAYLHEAELFKDTDMTTAVFVGEIRRLAFQMEDVADEFTYKLEDCKHGGFAGKTRKRLKHIKAWYRLAAKFQEIEAKLEDANRRKKYYTIRPSPAAKSTSQGKGLHFTRDEDLVGIEENKGKLVKWLTPGAGGDGDDLEQSSSKVTTVWGMPGVGKTTLAAHVYRTVKLDFDATAWVTVSESYCLEDLLKKIATAFDVEVDVANVEMRGLAESIHDHLQGKKYILVLDDVWTPLVWSEIRNVFPTSNCIGRFVITSRKYEVSRLATREHAIHLQPLKARNSWVLFCKGAFWNDVDQRCPPELQELASKFIAKCQGLPIAISCIGRLLSCKPQTPAEWENVYRGLDSQLAKDVMPDAHMILKVSLEDLPYDLKNCFLHCALSPEDYVLQRRKTMRQWIAAGFIRETDESKTLEEVAEGYLVELVNRSLLQVVERNYAGRLKWCRMHDVIRLLALNKAKEECFGKVYNGSGGTRAFSVEGARRISVLGGNIEQLSLSGTTQLRALHVFEKYINVDLLKPILTSSNLLSTLDLQGTRIKMLPDEVFDLFNLRYLGIRDTEIESLPEAVGRLQNLEVLDAFESKLMYLPNNVVKLRKLRYLYACPPSTSEAVNVGGVKVPNGMQHLTGLQALQFVDASLEFLREVGDLTELRTFGVCNVRSEHSADLSNAITRMSHLFHLEICAAAENEVLRLEGLHLPPTLSWLGLTGQLEKTTMPQLFSSWSHLDSLTRLYLAFSSIDEQTFSGLCVLRGLRFLALREAFEGKRLDFYVGSFPKLKHLWIQGAAQLNQVGIEKGAMQNLVELFFADCPELKFLPDGIEHLAALERLGLKDTSEELIEKLRQNRDSDECSEDVMKISHIRNVMVILSQKGVGEKD, encoded by the exons ATGGCGGAGGGTGTTGTTGGGCTGGTGGTGGCGACGCTCGGCGCGGCGCTAGCGACAGAGGCGGCGTCCTTCGGCTGGTCGCTGGTCGCCAAAGAAGCCGCTGCCCTCAGGGACGTCTTCGGCAAGATCCGCCGGTCCAAGGCGGAGCTGGAGAGCATGCAGGCCTACCTGCACGAGGCGGAGCTGTTCAAGGACACCGACATGACCACCGCCGTCTTCGTCGGCGAGATCAGGCGCCTCGCCTTCCAGATGGAGGACGTCGCCGACGAGTTCACCTACAAGCTGGAGGACTGCAAGCATGGAGGGTTCGCCGGCAAGACCAGGAAGCGGCTCAAGCATATCAAGGCCTGGTACCGCCTGGCAGCGAAGTTCCAAGAAATCGAAGCCAAGCTGGAAGATGCCAATCGGAGGAAGAAGTATTACACCATCAGACCTTCACCTGCTGCCAAATCGACGAGTCAAGGTAAGGGTCTACACTTCACCAGAGATGAGGATCTTGTGGGGATCGAGGAGAACAAGGGAAAGTTGGTGAAGTGGCTGACCCCTGGCGCCGGTGGTGATGGCGATGatttggagcagagcagcagcaaagTCACCACGGTGTGGGGGATGCCTGGTGTTggtaaaaccactctcgctgctcATGTGTACAGAACCGTCAAGTTGGATTTTGATGCCACGGCATGGGTAACCGTGTCAGAGAGTTACTGTCTTGAAGACCTGCTGAAGAAGATTGCCACTGCGTTcgacgtcgaagtcgatgttgCCAATGTTGAGATGAGAGGCCTAGCAGAGTCCATCCATGACCACCTTCAAGGTAAAAAGTACATCTTGGTCCTGGATGATGTTTGGACTCCGCTTGTGTGGTCAGAGATAAGGAATGTCTTCCCAACTTCAAACTGCATAGGCCGATTTGTTATTACGTCAAGAAAGTATGAAGTGTCACGCTTGGCAACTAGGGAGCATGCAATTCACTTGCAACCTCTAAAAGCACGTAACTCCTGGGTGTTGTTCTGCAAAGGAGCTTTTTGGAATGATGTTGACCAACGGTGTCCACCGGAGTTGCAAGAATTGGCTTCAAAGTTCATAGCAAAGTGTCAAGGCTTGCCTATTGCTATTTCATGCATTGGTCGCCTACTCTCCTGCAAACCCCAAACTCCCGCCGAATGGGAGAACGTGTATAGGGGTTTGGATTCGCAGTTGGCAAAAGATGTGATGCCTGATGCTCATATGATCCTAAAGGTCAGCTTGGAGGACCTTCCGTAtgatttgaagaattgtttcttaCATTGTGCACTATCCCCAGAAGATTATGTATTACAGAGGAGGAAGACAATGAGGCAGTGGATTGCGGCAGGATTTATCAGGGAAACAGATGAGAGCAAAACATTGGAGGAAGTGGCAGAGGGATACTTGGTTGAGCTTGTGAACCGAAGCCTATTACAGGTAGTGGAAAGGAATTATGCTGGAAGACTGAAATGGTGTCGGATGCACGATGTCATACGCCTTCTTGCCCTCAACAAAGCCAAGGAGGAATGCTTTGGTAAAGTTTATAATGGCTCTGGTGGTACTAGGGCATTCTCTGTAGAGGGTGCACGTCGCATATCGGTTCTTGGGGGGAACATTGAACAACTGAGCCTATCTGGTACAACACAACTTCGTGCGCTCCATGTATTTGAGAAGTATATCAATGTTGATTTGCTGAAGCCTATCCTAACATCTTCGAACCTACTGTCGACATTGGATCTGCAAGGTACCCGTATCAAAATGTTGCCTGATGAGGTATTCGACTTGTTTAATCTGCGTTATTTGGGCATTAGAGATACCGAGATCGAAAGCCTACCTGAAGCAGTGGGGAGGTTACAAAACTTGGAAGTTTTGGATGCTTTTGAATCTAAGCTGATGTATTTGCCAAACAATGTTGTGAAGCTTCGGAAGTTGAGGTACCTGTATGCGTGCCCTCCTAGCACATCAGAAGCTGTAAATGTAGGCGGAGTCAAGGTGCCTAATGGGATGCAACACTTGACAGGACTGCAGGCTCTTCAGTTCGTCGATGCCAGTCTAGAGTTTCTGCGTGAAGTTGGAGATCTGACAGAGCTGAGAACATTCGGTGTCTGCAACGTGAGAAGTGAACACTCTGCTGACTTGAGCAATGCTATCACCAGAATGAGCCATCTTTTTCATCTCGAAATTTGTGCTGCAGCTGAGAATGAGGTGCTACGGCTGGAAGGGCTACATTTACCTCCTACCCTTTCTTGGCTTGGTTTAACAGGGCAGCTAGAAAAAACAACGATGCCTCAGCTTTTCTCTTCTTGGTCACACCTTGATAGCCTCACTCGGTTATACCTGGCATTCTCCAGTATTGATGAGCAAACCTTTTCCGGTCTGTGTGTGTTACGGGGTCTACGCTTTCTTGCGCTAAGGGAG GCTTTTGAAGGGAAGAGGTTGGATTTTTATGTAGGATCATTTCCAAAACTTAAGCATCTATGGATACAGGGCGCAGCACAGCTCAACCAAGTTGGAATTGAGAAGGGTGCAATGCAAAACCTGGTTGAGCTATTTTTCGCAGACTGTCCAGAGCTAAAGTTTCTTCCTGATGGCATCGAACACCTTGCAGCCCTTGAGAGATTAGGTTTGAAAGACACGTCAGAAGAGCTAATAGAGAAACTCCGGCAGAACAGAGATTCAGATGAATGCAGCGAAGATGTAATGAAGATTAGCCACATAAGGAATGTTATGGTTATACTAAGCCAGAAAGGAGTCGGGGAAAAGGATTAG